One Glycine max cultivar Williams 82 chromosome 1, Glycine_max_v4.0, whole genome shotgun sequence genomic window, aggaTGCTTTGCttgttaattataataatagacTGTTCTTTTCACTGTTTTAGTAAATCATTACTCTCTCTCCTGaaaggttgttgaagtattagaaattatataaataatgccCAGAGTATTAGAAATCATGCCACACAGTCTCTTAAGTATTGAAAAATCTTTCAAATTAGTCTCTCAATGTTACAACATAGGGACTAAATTGATGAATTTTCAATACTTTAAGAATTACTTACGTAATTTCATTAGTTTAGAGATTATCTGCTAGGAGAGAGACTAATAATCCAGGGACCAAATTGATGGTTTATTGTTCTTTTGTATTAAGAtcttattttcaatttcttttatattgtttttattaattcgTGTGGTCCTTGTTCTGAAAAGTGTGGAATTTCTGATTCAGTTACTTTACCATGCAGGAGTTCAGCACATATAATGGCTTATGTTGGCATAGAACTCAGCTCTCCTACTCTTGCATCAGCTATACTTAATGTCATTCCAGCTTTCACTTTTGTACTTGCTCTCATTTTCAGgttccacattttttttctgtgcTGATTGAgactaacaattaacaactcAAAATGAAAACATTAGGACACTGGATATTGGTctcttgaaaataattttggagTCTGGTCCTTAACCTTACCAAACCAGAACCAAATAATTTTCTTCATAAAGCCAACAGTTGATGTCATCATTAATATCCTATTTTTTAGAAGTATTGTGATATATGTTGCCTTAACTTCACACATGAAAACCACCTCTCAAGAAACATAGggtagttcaatttttttactttgtttatGCCTTTTATTTGAATGGTTTTAGATTGCTATTTTAATGCATGAAGAGACCTCCAAAGCTTCAATATTGTAGTAGTAATTGAATTCCAGTTAAACAATATGGACCGACCCTTTCTTAATATATGCCAAACTCTTAATTGCACTTAATCTTTGCCAAACTTTTAATTGCAATATTGAAGACTAGTACTATCTCAATTTTATTGTTTAGGATGGAAGAAGTACATTGGAGATATTTTAGCAGCCAAGCTAAAGTCTTGGGAACAATAGTGTCAATTGGTGGAGCATTTGTTGTGATACTGTACAAGGGTCCACCCATCTTTAGGACACATTCATCATACACTTCAAACAAACTTCAATTTTCGGCACAACCAAACTGGATCTTGGGAGGGATATTTTTGGTTGCTGATTCTTTCCTTAGTTCCATGTGGTACATATATCAGGTTGGGTTAATTACTTtctactcctttttttttttttccatcacacctagaaatatatatatggcttaattgaattttttgtcCCCAACACTTAGGTCATGTATGATTTCAGttcttctaattttaattgtttagatttattttttataatttattatttgatgaaattCATTCTGTTACTTCCATATTCTATCCAATAATTAATAGAATTGTAATAGAAGTATAATGTATTATTCATTTGTATAAATTACCAAACGATAATAATGTACAAACTAGAACAACCCCAacaaaattttatcatatatatatataatatccaccctaattgaaatatattattattattattaatcaatactaaaatatttaagaCAAAAAGATGtgaggaatatttttttaagatgtgaggagtatttttattatatatgtatgtgtgggGTAAGAAATTGAATGTGAATTACGTCAAATTAAAtcgccttttccttttcctgcTACATTTTTCAGGCTTCGGTTGCAAAGAAATACCCTGCTGTAACAGTCATAGTATTCTTCCAATTCTTATTTTCAACCATTCAGTGTGGAGTATTTGCCTTAATTGCAGTTAGAGATCCAACGGAATGGGAGCTGAAGTTCGATAGAGGGTTGAGTGTCATTTTATATCAGGTAATAGTTCACTGTCTCAACTGTCAATTTGAAAGTTGGAGGGTTGCattgaaaactgaaaagaaaCCTGTTGAAAATGCAATAATgaatacattttcattttttacggTGCTATGTAGTAGTATATAAAAAGTATCAAATgaatacattttcattttttacggTGCTATGTAGTAGTATATAAAaagtatcaaattaatataagagGTTTAGTTCACTTgattaaacaaaatatcttagttattgtaaaattatgaagtacatatactttttttgtttgaaatgtcTTTGGCACATCCCAACACTAGtgtctaatttaaaaattattttttattggtttgaaTACTTAATTCATCACATTTATACAACTATTACTAATACACTTAAACAAAGATAAAAGACTGgtttaaaactataaatataccatcaatttagatattttttatagattattcatatttcatttaattataatttctttgtTTGTGTGTATGCGGTGTTCATATATCTTATGTTTTAGACATTAGTCATATCGAAGTGTCTAGATATGTGTTGTGTTTGGTGTCCATACTAAGGTTCGTGATTTGTAGTTGTGAAGTCcttaatacttatttatttattagaataaaaaaaacatcaaattatttattattggttGCATTTGTGATCACATTTGACATGGTTTAGGTAGCTGTCTACAAAATTTGGTGCTCTTGGTCCCTAATACAGTTACTTGTTTGATGGTTATGAATAGGCAATAGTTGCAACAATGTTACGTTACACCCTAACCACATGGTGCGTCCATAGAGCAGGACCTCTGTTTTGTGCTATGTTCAAGCCAGTGGGAATCATCTTCACCGTTTCTATGAGTGCAATCTTTCTGGGGGAGAATTTCGGCCTTGGAAGGTAAAGCTTCAAAACTAGAGAACATGTTCTAGCAAAGAGAAAATGACACATTTACAATTATTAGTTTGTtgaaaaaactcaaaattatgCCAAGCCCTGTTAATTTGTTTATGCTAAcagaatgaatattttttttctaatagatTGACGATGAGAATTTCTAATGACTTCTTTGCAGTTTGATTGGTGCGGTTATAATCGTGATAGGATTTTATGCTGTACTATGGGGAAATTCCAGAGAGGAGAACAAGATTGAGAA contains:
- the LOC100816715 gene encoding WAT1-related protein At5g40240 isoform X3, translated to MATWVNGWGKLLPFLGMLMAMLTQSGSMVVIKFAMTDGMNKYVMVVYSMALSSSILLPFVLFLHRSSAHIMAYVGIELSSPTLASAILNVIPAFTFVLALIFRMEEVHWRYFSSQAKVLGTIVSIGGAFVVILYKGPPIFRTHSSYTSNKLQFSAQPNWILGGIFLVADSFLSSMWYIYQASVAKKYPAVTVIVFFQFLFSTIQCGVFALIAVRDPTEWELKFDRGLSVILYQAIVATMLRYTLTTWCVHRAGPLFCAMFKPVGIIFTVSMSAIFLGENFGLGSLIGAVIIVIGFYAVLWGNSREENKIENLESSSHNAPLLQDRS
- the LOC100816715 gene encoding WAT1-related protein At5g40240 isoform X2; this encodes MATWVNGWGKLLPFLGMLMAMLTQSGSMVVIKFAMTDGMNKYVMVVYSMALSSSILLPFVLFLHRSELPLLTVPALGSFFLLALFASSAHIMAYVGIELSSPTLASAILNVIPAFTFVLALIFRMEEVHWRYFSSQAKVLGTIVSIGGAFVVILYKGPPIFRTHSSYTSNKLQFSAQPNWILGGIFLVADSFLSSMWYIYQASVAKKYPAVTVIVFFQFLFSTIQCGVFALIAVRDPTEWELKFDRGLSVILYQAIVATMLRYTLTTWCVHRAGPLFCAMFKPVGIIFTVSMSAIFLGENFGLGSLIGAVIIVIGFYAVLWGNSREENKIENLESSSHNAPLLQDRS
- the LOC100816715 gene encoding WAT1-related protein At5g40240 isoform X1, which translates into the protein MATWVNGWGKLLPFLGMLMAMLTQSGSMVVIKFAMTDGMNKYVMVVYSMALSSSILLPFVLFLHSRSELPLLTVPALGSFFLLALFASSAHIMAYVGIELSSPTLASAILNVIPAFTFVLALIFRMEEVHWRYFSSQAKVLGTIVSIGGAFVVILYKGPPIFRTHSSYTSNKLQFSAQPNWILGGIFLVADSFLSSMWYIYQASVAKKYPAVTVIVFFQFLFSTIQCGVFALIAVRDPTEWELKFDRGLSVILYQAIVATMLRYTLTTWCVHRAGPLFCAMFKPVGIIFTVSMSAIFLGENFGLGSLIGAVIIVIGFYAVLWGNSREENKIENLESSSHNAPLLQDRS